The DNA window GGGCCAAAATAAAAAGCTGGCATAGCTGGAATCATCACGATACCCAGCCTGGCGAGCTTCAACATATTTTCCAAATGGATAGCGTGCAGAGGAGTTTCGCGTGGTACTAGCACAAGCGGACGTCTTTCCTTCATCATTACATCCGCCGCACGAGTCAATAGGTTATCTGAGGTTCCGTGGGCTATGGAGGACAATGTCCCCATCGAGCATGGCATTACAACCATCCCCTCTACGAGATAAGAACCACTGGCGATGGAAGCGCCGATATCAGCATTATTATGATAACGATAACTGCCAGGTAGTCCCCCGAATTTCTCCTCAAGCGCCTTGTTTCGATCCGCAATGTTCCAGCCAAGCTCCTCGTTAATTACACGCCAGCCCGCGTTCGTGATGACGATATGCACATGATAGCCAATCCCGAGCAATGTCTCGATCAGCTTCACACCATAGATCGAACCGCTGGCGCCCGTGATTCCGACCACAATCGATTTCCTACTGTGATTGATCTCCATCAATAGTAGCGCACCACCAAATCAATCAAGGTAAAGGAGAAAACTACGATGCTCAGTACGCCATTCATTGTGAAGAAAGCAGTCTGCAGACGACTCAGGTCATCTGGTGATACGATATAGTGCTCATAGAATAAAATTAGATAAGCGATTACCATACCAGCAATATACCAACCGCCTAGATTAGTCATAAGTAAAAGTGCGATAAAGCCTAAAGCAGTAATAATATGGAATACACGAGCAATCTTCAGTGATTTAGCCACTCCAAACCGAACAGGAATGGAATATAAACCCTCTTTGCGATCGAAATCAACATCCTGACAAGAATAAATGATATCAAAACCCGCGATCCAGAACGTAATTGTTATAAAGAATACTATTGCAGTCCAATCCACAACTCCAGTAACCGCGGCCCATGCACCGAGAGGAGCTAGAGCAATCGTAAGCCCAAGTACCACATGACATAACCAAGTGAAACGTTTGGTATAGGAATAAGCTACTAACATGATTACCGCTATGGGAAGCAGTTTGAAAGCCAATGGGTCTAGCATAAAAGCCGCCAAAAACAACATGGCAAAGGAAGCAAGAATAAATAGCAGCACTTCACCAATTTGCAATAGTCCCGCTGGTATAGCTCTATTAGAGGTACGAGGGTTCTTTGCATCACTAACTCTATCAATCAATCGATTCAACCCCATTGCTGCACTACGGGCACCAAACATAGCAAGCAATACCCAACCAATCTGTGCCCACGACGGGAGTTGTTGATGAATGGCGACATTACCAATTAAGGCACCCATAAAAGCAAAAGGCAACGCAAATACCGTATGTTCAAATTTAATCATTTGCAGGAAAATAGCTACTTTTTTATACATCTGGCTTCTCCTTTGTTCCGATATGCAAGGCTGCAATTCCGCCAGTCAAAGGATAAGCCCTAACCTCTTTTAATCCTGTCTCCGTAAAAATTTGCGCTAATACTTCACGCCCTGGAAATTGAGCAAGGGAATCAGGAAGCCACTTATACTGTTCATAGCGTTTTGCAAATAACTTTCCTAGCTTGGGAAGTACCTTTTCGAAGTAAAAATAATAAAGACCTTTGAACGGTTGCCAGGTTGGCTTCGACAACTCTAAGCATACGACCATTCCACCCGGTTTCACAACACGTTTCATTTCGCGTAATACTTGATGGAGATCAGGAACATTACGAAGACCAAAACCAATTGTCGCATAATCGAAAGTATTATCTTCAAACGGTAGGTCCATGGCATTACCCTGAATTAATGTAATATTGTCATTCAAGTTTTGATCGTTGATTTTGTGACGTCCAATCTCTAACATATTCTCGCTAAAATCAAGACCCGTAATATGCCCACCTGAAGTATTAGCCATGCTAATAGTCCAATCACAAGTACCACAACATAAGTCAATAGCATTGTCACCCTGGGACATATTCATCTTAGCCATTGTAAATTTACGCCAAGCCTTATGGCGTCTGAAGCTCAAAATATCATTCATGATATCGTATTTTGGAGCAATACTCTCAAAGACGGAATGAACAAATTGTTCTTTCGGCTTGGTTGTGGACTCATTTTTCATTTGATTAATTCACCTTTCACCCTTCCTGTAATGAACGACACGTTGGTGAAACAGCCTCAATAAAAGGCTCCAATGCCTTCACAACCTCAGAGCGTATCGTCTCACTCTTACATTCATTGATCAGCTTTTGCGTGCGCTCTACCGACTGACTTAGTAAGACTGTCAACTGTTCCTTCACATTGTATTTCGCTAATAGAGAGGTCCATTCCCGATCTGCGATACTAGTTCCAGACACCGTTTCCTTATCTTCAAACGTTCCGGTCTCCATAATTTTGAAATACGCATAACCTTGATGATGCTGAGGTAGTTCCCCAGTTGACTTCATTTCTCCAAAAATCACTTCACAACGGCTGAGTTCAGAGAGTAGTAATCTCCACACATTATGTACCGACTTGTCTAACAAAGTAGTGAAGGAAAGAAATAAAGTCATATTCAGCTGAGCACGCTCCTTCAAATAATCCTCAGCAGACAGAAGCATTCCCTTTAGTTTTGTATATAGATTCACTTTCAATCGATTCACTTCACAAATGGCAGAACTCATCAAAGATACAATTTTGATCTCTCCGGCTTGCGCCAGCAGCTCATAGAAAACGCCACTAAAGTAATCACCTGCCAACACCTTCAACTGGCGAGAACGCATATTTCGTTCATCTTGGTGCCTAATTTCCAAATCGATCTTATCATGTGTATCAAGACCCAACTGTACGAGAAACGCCGCTAATGCACAGGTTTCTGCTGTGCAATTGGACCTACCACCGTCCCGATCATTTAGAAATGTATAAAGCAAACGAACACGGGAACCCGGAAACTCCGGAAGCGCCGTGTGGGTTGAAATCATGTCATATTCAACATACTTTTGTGCTAATTCATTTATGCGATAGGGTTTCATCCTTTGCCTCCGAGCCGGTATACTAAATATCAAACACATCTCAAAAAGTTGTCAATATCTTGTCTATTATAGCATATGTTATTTCGGTGCGCACGATGGACACCGCTCTTATTTTCAGACTAAATATCAAATGAATTTCTCACATGTTATTCTTGAAATCGCGTTTTCCATAGATGAGTTTCCGTCATGCGAAACCACTCCCTGAGTTCTCTTGGAACCTCTTGGTTTCCAACATTCCGCAAATCTTCTAACGCTGAAAGAGGCCATTGTCCTCTACGGACATCAGCTGCAAGCAATAAATATCTGGTACCCAGCCATTTATCCTCAGCTACAAGTCTCAATAGCAGTTGGTCCACGTTACTGGTGCGTTCCATAGAGAAAGAGATCAACTCTGCCATCCCCTGGTATAATTTTGCTGCATCAAAATCGTCTTCCGTCACCTTAAGATCCACGGACAGAACGTTTCTGTTCAGGTCCACCTTGATAATCTTTGTAGGAAGCTCTAACACACTCAAACCATCGACGAGATTATTGTTAGTTAGCATGATGGGTTGCTCTTCAGCAAACACCGTATACGTTCCACCTGTCTTGTCTCCTCGTTCACTTAACCAAGCTAAGGAAGCAAGTAGAAGCGTACATCCAAACATGAATAAGATAACTTGCAGAGCCCATTTTGATTTCATGGGGCACATCCCCCCTTAGATTTCACCTGGTAACAGATGAATACATTTTCAGGTCCATACCCCATTGTACAATCAAAAAAAGCAGGCTATGCCTGCAAATCCAAAATCATTCTTCCGTATCAACCACACCATGCTTTGTCATCACGATCGCTTTTCCTCTAACTTTAACGGCAGACGTGTGACTCGTGAATTGTGCAATAAGCACTTCACCCTTGTCTAATTTCTCCGTATGATGAAATCGAGTATCTTTCCCTCGGGTCAGCCCGATCACCGTAACGCCCTGTTCCTTGGCTTTCACCACGAAATAATCGCCACTTATAACTTCATGCTCGTCTCCACCGCTTGCTTTGTGATTGTGACTATCCATGATCTGACCCTCTTCCCATGTGCAATTTGGTCAATGCAAACTGATTTCCATATCTCCATCATTTATCAAAAGAAAAGGCCGTGAACATTTGCCCACGGTCTTTTACGGAAGAGGATATGTAGAAATCACTATTTGATTCCGTCTTTGAGTGCTTTACCCGGTTTGAAAGCGGGAACTTTACTCGCAGCAATTTCGATTTCCTCTCCGGTTTGCGGGTTACGGCCTTTACGGGCAGAACGCTCGCGTACTTCAAAGTTACCAAAGCCAACCAATTGTACTTTATCACCGTTTTGGAGAGCTGTTGAAATAGCCTCGAATACTGCATCAACCGCTTTGGTTGCATCCTTCTTGGACAATTCCGTGCTTTCCACAACTTGAGAAATCAAGTCAGATTTGTTCATCATGATTCACCTCCCTACTTAGCAATCTAATAACCTCTGATATTCTGTGTTTCCGTTTTACCGCAGAATATACGTTTCAGTACTTCCAATATGGTCAAATCCCCTGTATTTTCGCTATTTCCCCGCGCTAACCAGGAGCGTCGAACAAATTTATAGTAATACAGCCTATCCATAATTTCAAGTTTTTTAAGTGTTTAAGTCATATTTACCCCAAAAAAATAATAGAATTTGGGCTACTTCGAGCACAAAAAAACAACCGCACGCAGCTGATTAGCTTGCGCGCGGTTGTTAAGAGGAGGACTAAGGTTATAAAATAATGGCGATTAAACCACCGGAACCTTCGTTGATTATTCGGCCTAACGTTTCTTGTAACTTGTAGCGAGCATTGTCCGGCATCATCGCTATCTTCCCCTGAATTCCTTCTCTTACGATGGAGTGAAGCGAACGACCGAAGATGTCGGATTCCCAAATCTTGATCGGATCGTTCTCGAAATCCTGCATCAAATAACGCACCAATTCCTCACTTTGCTTCTCCGTGCCAATAATCGGAGCAAATTCTGACTCTACATCCACTCGAATCATGTGGATAGATGGAGCCGTCGCTTTCAATCGTACGCCAAATCTTGATCCTTGGCGAATGAGTTCTGGCTCATCGAGCGCCATTTCAGCCAGTGATGGAGCTGCAATACCATAGCCCGTAGTCTTGACCATTTCTAACGCTTCTGCAAAACGGTCATATTCCTTCTTCGCATGTGTGAACTCCTGCATAAGCTGTAGCAGGTGATCCTTGCCTCTGATCTCCACACCTACGACTTCCATCAGGATGCGGTCATAGAGATCGTCAGGTGCGTACAAATCGATTTCTGCCACACCTTGCCCCATGTTCAAACCACTAAGTCCTGCACGAGCGATAAAGTCATAGTCTAAGAAGTTACTAACGACTCTATCAACATCCCGTAACCGTCTGATGTCCTTCACTGTATCGCGGACAGAATTCTCATAATTACTGCGGAGCCAATGATCCTCATTCAGCACCATTACCCAGCTAGGTAGATTCACGTTAACTTCATGAACAGGGAACTCATATAATACTTCTCGTAGCACACCAGTGACATCTTCCTCTGTCATGGTTGCAGCACTAAGTGTAATAACAGGGATGTCGTACTTCGCAGCTAATTCACCACGTAATTGCAGTGTTTCATCGCTATTCGGACGTGTCGAGTTAATGACGAGTACAAACGGTTTGCCTACTTCCTTCAGCTCGGCTACCACCCGTTCTTCCGATTCCACATAGGAGTAACGAGGAATGTCCGCGATCGTACCGTCTGTCGTTACAACCACACCAAGTGTGGAATGTTCTTGAATGACCTTCCGAGTTCCAATTTCTGCCGCTTCCTGAAACGGAATAGGTTCTTCGAACCAAGGTGTCGATATCATTCGAGGTCCATTCTCGTCCTCATAGCCTTTAGCTCCTTCAACAGCATAACCAACGCAATCAACGAGCCTCACGTTCACATCAAGACCTTCAGCCACCTTAATTTGTACCGCATTGTTAGGTACAAATTTGGGCTCGGTCGTCATGATCGTTTTGCCAGCCGCGCTTTGCGGAAGTTCATCCACCGCGCGTACTCGATCCGCTTCATTCGCGATGTTCGGTAGGACGACCGTCTCCATGAATCTTTTGATAAAGGTCGATTTCCCGGTGCGGACTGCTCCTACGACACCTAGATAAATGTCTCCTCCGGTACGTTCGGCAATGTCCTTAAAAATATCCACTTTCTCCAATACCAATGATATCCCCTCCTCAAAATTCGCCGAAGGAAAAATGCTTTGAGAGCATCCGCTTCGTTATTCACCATCTTTTTCACAATCACTGCTACGGCAGGAGCGGCAGCTCCTCTTGCCCGTGTCCGCCGCCGAAAACCACTGTGGAGAGAACCTGAACGAAGCGGCGTTAACTCGTACATGCATTTGGACTAGTATCATCATATGTACCAGATGCGTAATTATGACGGAATAAACATGTCACGCCCACTTTTTTTTACAAATCCGCTGCTTCGCCACGAACAGGACGGATTTTTTTCCGCCATAATCAATTTGTATGTGTCTAAAAAGAATAATATGACTAGGTGCTGACTTATACATTTGCTATACAAAAAACCGCACCATGACAACGTCATGATGCGGCAGCGCGATAGATTATTGGGCTTGTGCAATCGGATCGTTATGAATCCAAAGATAAGGAAGTGATTTCACCGGAACGAAATATGACTGGTCTACCAAAACCGTCCTAAGATCCTCACCAGCCTGCGGGTTAACTTCAGCTTTATTTATAGCCTGCATAATATCGGCCGCGTAATCAACAAATACCGTACCATAATTATCCATCAAATAGGGTAGCGTCTCTCCAGAAAATACACTTCGTAAAGAATGATCTGTTCCATGAATCTGCTCTAAATCCACCGTATACAAGCCAGGGTAAGTTTCAGATCCATCGACCGCAGGTAATTGCGAATCATTAGAAGCAAGGAATTTATTTACAAGTGCTTGTACATCATTGACTTTTTGTACGGTGACTAGGTCCATAACTTTAACTTTAGGATCTTTTTCTTCGTCAATTACGAGAAAATAGGCGCTTCCACCTTTTTCAAAGGCTGTTAATGGAATTTCATCAATATAACCATCTTTATACAGCCTACCCAGATCAATCACAAATTTCTCATATCTTGGCGTCTCTTCACCAGCTGTAATGATTGGGAGTATGCCATCTTCCTTCTGAAACTGCTCAATCGCTCTTTGAATCCGATCTACACTTTCTCGGTAGGATACTCCTTGCCCTTGCCTTTGTTCCTTGGGGTACATGCATCCTGATAGAAGTGTGATTCCACCTATCATAAGGCACAACAACAGCAAACTACGGATATTTAAAATGGTAGTTTTATGCAATTTTATTCTCACAATGCTTCACCCTTTCCTCTGATTCTTTTGTTCATTACCATAACTCATCGTCCGCACTTTGTTTCTCCAATTGCTTGCGGATCGCCGCTTTCAGAGGATCTTCAGGGAGTTTCACCTCAGCTGAGCCACAAATACGTGCCTGACAAGCCAGACGAATACCTTGCTCCAGCAAAGGTCCAAGCTTATAACGCTCAGCATCACTTGGAGGAGTTAACGCTGATTCGCGCCCTTGCACAACCTCAACTTTGCACATGAGACATCCTGCATTACCACCACAGCGAGTTGCAATAAACACCCTCGCTTCGCGGGCTGCATGTAGAACACTACTTCCAGGACGAACTTTGATGGTCTTCCCCGGTGGTATAAATTTAATTTGATGTTCCACTTTATACCTCCTTATGACTTACTATTTCGGTGATCCAGCCATTGTTCCATGAGTTCAGGGCTGTCCAACATCACAGCCAGTCTGTCCACCATAACGGTGTTCCAGCCATTTCTGATGAATATCTTCATCAGCAACGGTAAATGTTGTTCGAGGGAACTGCGCATGACCTCTGCAATCGCAAAATACCGATCTGGACGCTCTCTTAGAACGTTGAACACTAACTCATGAGAAAGTGGCATCAATGGGACAATGACGCCTTCAAGCTGATATAACACGGCTTCCTCCAGAAGTACACTGGATACCTCCGTTACATAGCTAGCATCTAAAGTATTCACCTCAAATCCACCGACCAACTCCATCGTTAAATTCCCCAGTCGATAATGACTGAGGCGGGATATGTAAAGACCACTTTTATCGAGGCGAGGTTCATCCAGCATAATTTCAGTCAATTGATCATGCAACTGTTCAACGTCTTCCATGTCGGCATAAATATCAATATCCCTAGGAGGAGCCCCAAGCGAAACTCCTTGCAACCACAGCCCAGAACTACCACCTAGTAACCAGCCATGCCCTGAATTTTCGAAACGGACAACCAACTCTTTTAGTGCCACA is part of the Paenibacillus segetis genome and encodes:
- a CDS encoding UbiX family flavin prenyltransferase; translation: MEINHSRKSIVVGITGASGSIYGVKLIETLLGIGYHVHIVITNAGWRVINEELGWNIADRNKALEEKFGGLPGSYRYHNNADIGASIASGSYLVEGMVVMPCSMGTLSSIAHGTSDNLLTRAADVMMKERRPLVLVPRETPLHAIHLENMLKLARLGIVMIPAMPAFYFGPKSIDDLVSFLVGKVLDSLRIEHALFTRWGDHNEQQRE
- a CDS encoding UbiA-like polyprenyltransferase — translated: MYKKVAIFLQMIKFEHTVFALPFAFMGALIGNVAIHQQLPSWAQIGWVLLAMFGARSAAMGLNRLIDRVSDAKNPRTSNRAIPAGLLQIGEVLLFILASFAMLFLAAFMLDPLAFKLLPIAVIMLVAYSYTKRFTWLCHVVLGLTIALAPLGAWAAVTGVVDWTAIVFFITITFWIAGFDIIYSCQDVDFDRKEGLYSIPVRFGVAKSLKIARVFHIITALGFIALLLMTNLGGWYIAGMVIAYLILFYEHYIVSPDDLSRLQTAFFTMNGVLSIVVFSFTLIDLVVRYY
- a CDS encoding demethylmenaquinone methyltransferase, coding for MKNESTTKPKEQFVHSVFESIAPKYDIMNDILSFRRHKAWRKFTMAKMNMSQGDNAIDLCCGTCDWTISMANTSGGHITGLDFSENMLEIGRHKINDQNLNDNITLIQGNAMDLPFEDNTFDYATIGFGLRNVPDLHQVLREMKRVVKPGGMVVCLELSKPTWQPFKGLYYFYFEKVLPKLGKLFAKRYEQYKWLPDSLAQFPGREVLAQIFTETGLKEVRAYPLTGGIAALHIGTKEKPDV
- a CDS encoding heptaprenyl diphosphate synthase component 1 — translated: MKPYRINELAQKYVEYDMISTHTALPEFPGSRVRLLYTFLNDRDGGRSNCTAETCALAAFLVQLGLDTHDKIDLEIRHQDERNMRSRQLKVLAGDYFSGVFYELLAQAGEIKIVSLMSSAICEVNRLKVNLYTKLKGMLLSAEDYLKERAQLNMTLFLSFTTLLDKSVHNVWRLLLSELSRCEVIFGEMKSTGELPQHHQGYAYFKIMETGTFEDKETVSGTSIADREWTSLLAKYNVKEQLTVLLSQSVERTQKLINECKSETIRSEVVKALEPFIEAVSPTCRSLQEG
- the mtrB gene encoding trp RNA-binding attenuation protein MtrB → MDSHNHKASGGDEHEVISGDYFVVKAKEQGVTVIGLTRGKDTRFHHTEKLDKGEVLIAQFTSHTSAVKVRGKAIVMTKHGVVDTEE
- a CDS encoding HU family DNA-binding protein; protein product: MNKSDLISQVVESTELSKKDATKAVDAVFEAISTALQNGDKVQLVGFGNFEVRERSARKGRNPQTGEEIEIAASKVPAFKPGKALKDGIK
- the spoIVA gene encoding stage IV sporulation protein A; translation: MEKVDIFKDIAERTGGDIYLGVVGAVRTGKSTFIKRFMETVVLPNIANEADRVRAVDELPQSAAGKTIMTTEPKFVPNNAVQIKVAEGLDVNVRLVDCVGYAVEGAKGYEDENGPRMISTPWFEEPIPFQEAAEIGTRKVIQEHSTLGVVVTTDGTIADIPRYSYVESEERVVAELKEVGKPFVLVINSTRPNSDETLQLRGELAAKYDIPVITLSAATMTEEDVTGVLREVLYEFPVHEVNVNLPSWVMVLNEDHWLRSNYENSVRDTVKDIRRLRDVDRVVSNFLDYDFIARAGLSGLNMGQGVAEIDLYAPDDLYDRILMEVVGVEIRGKDHLLQLMQEFTHAKKEYDRFAEALEMVKTTGYGIAAPSLAEMALDEPELIRQGSRFGVRLKATAPSIHMIRVDVESEFAPIIGTEKQSEELVRYLMQDFENDPIKIWESDIFGRSLHSIVREGIQGKIAMMPDNARYKLQETLGRIINEGSGGLIAIIL
- a CDS encoding 2Fe-2S iron-sulfur cluster-binding protein, producing the protein MEHQIKFIPPGKTIKVRPGSSVLHAAREARVFIATRCGGNAGCLMCKVEVVQGRESALTPPSDAERYKLGPLLEQGIRLACQARICGSAEVKLPEDPLKAAIRKQLEKQSADDELW